tgaaattaaagattgaaGCTACTATGAcgaagacgttcgcttaaataggattttgataaattcaacccccatggggatagaattagtttgaacctatcagtaccgggaaaatatgtagcaagacttttatcatactgtagacttttatcccggaaaacttcacgcgggcgaagccgcgagcaaaagctagtaatcaaTATAATCCAatggaatgaaaaaatattttgttacagttGAAAAAATGCTCTCTGTATCCAAAAACCTGCTGACATCAAACAACCTCACAGTAGAAGATGCCAGATTTGGATACCACTGGCCGCCATTCCGGAGCGTGAGGCATTTGCACCTACACACTATTGCGCCAGAATCTGAGATGGGCCTCATATCTAGGATGGTGTTCAAAAAGAACTCGTATTGGTTTGTGACGGTGAGTTAATTTTTGATTGTACGGCAAAGTGCACTGCATCTGCTAGTGAGAGTTGTAATGGAATGTCGACTTGACCGTCTTGTTGTAGTTGTATTGTACATAGTTAGAGTATATTTACTGCGCTGAGGTGCTGTAGAATCCCGGGTCAAAATTATTGTGactttttccatcttaaaaaattactcagtcgcagctcggagtcaggaagctGGTATGATACATGTGCCtcagcacgtaaagccgttggtcctgatctctctccggtcatgtctcaccggactataagaaACGGAGTGCTTGTGTAtagcacacttgtgcactatatcttcTGTCttatctccgttgagattggacgctgtggccgaaattcggttaggaatcacttactagaatgtcgactaacgagggatgattacgcctcagtcgacacaataggggaccggactcatttttgttctttattattatcaaatatttacgttatataaattataacacagaaggaattattaaaatccggtaaaaaatcaagaagttataagtctttcaatttcggtagaaggggtaagtaacaagaaacagaaaagaggcgcaatacccacgtgtgacgtcatcgggcattacgacgcgtgcgaaagaaagagatgaagcgatattcccaacTCGCGCCCATTTCGGCAcacagtaatatttgaaatatgaattactggctcattttttaaccaattttaatgcagttttcgcaggagggtttctttttcgtattatcaaccattacatatagaataatgtacaaaatcaaacacaggacggtcccctattgtgctGACTTGTCTCTAACCGGATGTTAAAGATATGTCTACGGGTAACACCCCGGTCGAGCCGTGCTCATgctaattactttttttttgtttcagccGGAATACGTCGTTTCAAGACTATGAAGAAATTAACGAGAATTTAGTACAATTTccatttatatagtttttataattgtagttGGTGTTAATAATTGCTTGAACGGTGtgggaaaacatcgtgaggaaaaattataaaaattttattctttgtataaattcatttataagcTGCGATAGTTatgtgtgaaacggactgccgagacgaatgtccgcaggttcaaaacccaaacacacctaaagttatgtgtatttgtgaattatcgcttgctttaacggtgaaggaagaaatgaggaaacctgcactgagaattatataaaaaaatcaaatataaggTCCGTCTAcgctacagcgtggtggactgggTAAGATCGGATGCCCAaacgaatttaaaaaacaaacaacttctaaaaatattttaagattttttttttcgacttagtATAATCACCTAGATCATTCTCAAAGTTCTAGATTCCCAAAGTGGTTCAGGTGGACACGAAGCCCCCCTCCCCCCTCCACATGGGTAAAGACTTGATGGGGGTttacgttggcgtgaccaaaatgGGGTCCACGAATacttatctggtttgatagtaaagtactaaaatgttggcttgacttcacctgtcaatgtaggcagatattgataggggtcgtaaggcacggtgacgaCAACATAACTGTCCAGGAAGGtcggtagttgtaatgcactttcaAGAAACCTAAAAAAAAGGTCCACAGAACCAGCTAAATTTTGAAAAGGgtctgtggcggtacaattattGCATACagcgccatctcgtcaacatcaccgGAACTGCAAGATGAATATTGGCAATTGAGAAATAATGCTCAAtaatcacgctagatggcgataAACGATACTGGCTTGCGATAGCAGAATTTGCGcagtatatataccacctccgaataggaaccgtcggagagGTCGCGGTCGGTCacaaacatctgcctgactAGAAATCTtcccccttccatagaggaacgcaacatctgttcctctacagcggtgtctacctttatGCAGCTAAAGATCTATGGGAAAAAGTTTAGGAAACTCTGATAAAGATCAACCGGCATGCGCAGCGTTGcacgtccacctgcaaggtggacagagtACTTGATAAAGGTTGCAGGAGCATGCTGGATGTATGCTTTCGaaaggtccgtctggaaatctttagggaaggcctatattcagcagtgggtTTGATGTGACTGATGATTACCACCTATATTGCAATATGTTCCATTCAtggaataggggaccggactcatttctGTTCTTCATTATTATCGAAtctttacgttatataaattacaacacagaaagaattatttaaatccggtaaaaaatcaacaagttatgagtctttcaatttcggtagaaggggtaagtaataagaaacagaaaagaggcgcaatacccacgtgtgacgtcatcgggcattatgACGCGTGCGAaggaaagagatgaagcgatatccccaattcgcgcccacttcgacacacagtaatattgaaatataaattactcgctcattttgtaaccaattttaatgcagttttcgccgGATAGTTTCTTTTTCGCATTATTAagcattacatatagaataatgtacaaaatcaaacacaggacggtcccctatttaaAATCCTTAAAGACGGTTTTAGAATTCGAATTATACCTACGACGGTTCTTCTCAGATTTTCCTTGCAATAAAgccccagcagtgggacagttatAATTGACATAACAGGTTAAGGGTACAATATTGTGATTTGTATGTTGACGCGAatgttatattgaaataaaactattttacgaattttatagtggttttatctatatatataaaaatgaatccctatttccttggtcacgccatcacgcgagAACGGCTGCAACGacgtcacaatattttttgttgtgtttgttattgtcaggagaaggatcttatgaatgaaaaaaatcaaaaatttgcgggaaaatttaagaaaccttaacgacaatattaattttatataactgtcaattgtttgaaataactgtcagcgattgacagaatgcgcgcgtgcatacatagttagatagaacaacgtctgtcgggtcaactagtttgtTATAACtttctcctgacgttttgaGTTGCCGATTTTCGAGACTTCATGTCTCGGGGCTGAGGGGTTGCAGAACTTcaacactgtgagctcattctgcgtaaaaCGGACCGACAgcagctaaaaaaattaaaaagtttctgTTATACTATAGCTGCAATCATTGACGTACCTATATTcaatagacacgaacgtccatataaactgtttgttcaaatctgaactaaaatggcaaaacgtcactgttataacctattcattcacttgaacaacaaataattttacttatttgactaatattttttattcaaatccaagtttacacttagactcgggTTCTTAGATCATGAACGTCACTCCATACATAACCATACGCTGTCAATATTGgccatactagtcagtttgaatggaatgcagttcaattcagttgaacacagtgaatgttcggaacgccaaatctagtacgtattatttacatatatatcgatggctgccaccgtttatttatcggtgattttgccaatatccattaataatagcagataaaaagcaaaaagagactataaaatcacaTCGAAAGTCTTAaatttctttaagttttattttggtgtaagaattatattaaatattcatgttggtaaaaattgtaaaaagacaatttatggTGGCTTTATATATCTTTTGGAATTATGAGAAATGTTCACTGTAAATTACAtagaatcataatatattaaggaGTTTGGTTATAGAGAGACGACATTCAaaatgtcatacaaaaattttgtgctTATTCAATGATTCAATCTACCTGATATTTAAAGCGACCCCACTGCAAATGATAAgtgtatgtcgactgacgagagatgattacccctcagtcgacacaataaggTACCGGAcccatttttgttctttactattatcaaatatttacgctgtataaattataacacagaaggaattattaaaatccggtaaaaaatcaacaagttataagtctttgaatgtcagtggaaggggtaattaacaagaaacagaaaagagacgaaatacccacatttgacgtcatcgggaattacgccGCGTGGAAaggaaagagatgaagcgatatccccacaacgcgcccccacttctgcacgttacaatatttgaaatatgaattactagcccattttttaaccaatttttatgcagttttcgcaggagtgcttctttttcgtattattaaccattacatatagaataataaacaaaatcaaacataggccggttccctattatCGGCCTGTTGGATGTtagaaccgcatatacacaggctgatcccggaacgcgacacgtgggccactatggctttaacaccttgtgtgcggtcgctatccgggcgaatataaaacatatcctaccactagcaaataaaatatatataacctGCCCAAGAAATTAAAACCGGcgccatattatatatataataataataataataatatcagccctgtattatatacttgcccactgctgagcacgggcctcctctactactgagagggattaggccttagtccaccacgctggcctagtgcggattggtagacttcacacaccttcgaaattcctatagagaacttctcagatgtgcaggtttcctcacgatgttttccttcaccgttaaagcgaacgataaattcacaaagaatacacacatgatttttttagaaaagtcagaggtgtgtgcccttgggatttgaacctgcggacattcgtctcggcagaccgttccatacccaactaggctatcgtcgaaattatatatatatatggaactaatttcttttaCTGTGTCAACTTTGAAACTAAAAAGCAAAAATGGCGCATACAGGTTATTCATTTTCCCTGTTAGGCTTGGCAGGCACGCATTTTTCCTTTTTCAGGGGTAagtagaaatgtaatatattttgccAGATAGGTTTTTAGAAGGTGGCGTCCCTGCAGTGTGCACTGGGAAAAAGAAATCTACGAATAATGAACTCCCCCAACTTAGCGACTTACATTACGTACTACAAAAATGTTTCCATAACTCGCTTAACAGATGGCgttgtataataaatgtaaatacacACAATTGTTTCAACACAATAATTCATGCATTGAAAGACTGACTcttatttaatttgtgaaaataaacggcgcatttaaaatataatttatactccgttcaaattaaatattgaaaaatttaagaatgatatatttaattaacgcGGTTAcacaaataaaagtaaaaatgtccACTTGCTCTCAAACAGTGTGCTAGCGCtgttttattacgttttatgacattataaccgtaattactggacattctAATGTCTCAGGGTACACAGGGCTGCGGAGTGCCATGCAGTATGTAATTCGAAGTTGGCTTGATGTTTGCCACTCGGTGACGTGCCGAAACATAGCAAGGGTTGCGTAGCAATGTGTACGTGTTTTTAACAAAGGTCAGGGTCAAGGGTGTCGCCAAGCAGTGGGGTGGGGGAGGGTCAGCCACccccctagagattctaaaaaagttgccaaatgtaaagcaatgAAAGTCCTAActgacttgacttgcttgatcaTTCCGGTACGTCAAAACTCGAATGAATCACCAagtccattcctaatattccttacgctcaattacgctctgctctgtTATTGTTAAAGTGGGAGACTGGGCAGGAGGAACATGTGCTTTCGACTTTATCTACAATTCATTCTTTTCTCATTCTCGATATAAACTTGCCCGATCCCCCCTGAGCCATCGGCTGTCAACGCTTTTGGTCAAGAGGCTTATTCCGTCTACGCAAAGacatctttttgcaattatgggGTTCCAATCGACGGAATTTCAAAGGGGGTTCGGGTAAAGAGGGGATTTTTCCGTGCTTTTATCTATACGGCTATAAAAGCTGTCTCTCAATTAGAACACccgtaataggggaccggcctatgtttgattttgtacattattctatatgtaatggttaataatacgaaaaagaagcactcctgcgaaaactgcataaaaaattgttaaaaaatgagcgagtaattcatatttaaatattgtaatgtgcagaagtgggcgcaatgtggggatatcgtttcatctctttctttcgcacgcgtcgtaattcccgatgacatcacatgtggatatttcgtctgtTTTCTGAGTCCTGtaaattaccccttccaccgaaattcaaagacttataacttgttgattttttaccggattttaataattccttctgtgttataatttatattatgtaaatatttgataatagtaaagaacaaaaattagtccggtaccctattgcatAAAGACGGCTTGCCTCCGTAGACAGAATATAATCCGctgccaacaaaaaaaaatttagtagATAATGCAAAAACAGTTATATAGATAGTTTGCGgattcaattttttataatttgaaagacTTTGGATAAGAAAATGTAAAGaggtgttaataaaaccactatgacggatcactattatttaatttgatatcttatttaaggcgatacctcaaggtccattttcatacattttgtttcacctttaatctgggtaactaaacaagtattgacaagtaaagaatttaaattcaagtctagttagtgattagttctcgcagttgaaagaaaaacgtaaaaataattaataatcatggatatttctgcctttaaaatttcgtcatattaaattttaaaggccgaaatatccatgattccttttttattcatgCTACTTACAGATTTCATTtttgacctatctttaataagttcaattttatagcaacttaaaaaaaaggttgatagttttttgacgattcccacaaattaacaattttggaatacgTCATTACTTTTTTAAGAGTGCGCTGTATTGGCAAAACTGCAGATTTGGTATGTTTTTTCTTTCTAGCAAATCATGTACCTACTTATGTAGTATCATTTATTGTAACACTTTTTTAATAGCTTGTTATTTGCGAATAAATGATTATCATTATatacttagtttttatttatttgaacagccaacaaaacatacaccttacatagtttttttatcaattcagtaagtaattgctgcagttaaattaaaaaaaaaaaacaattttaaaagttacttttttacattttgacatactcttaaatatataaatgcatataaaaatgaatcctccTATGGCGGGTCGGCCAGCGATATTTGGATTTTCCattcagtattagcccggagtctgaaatttgtgcccaatatggcgatagactcgcattctatcatatcataggacggaacacaggCAAAAAAGGTGCACTGTTTTCACTTCTGCTTAAGGCGTTCCTCCGGCAAAACGGCgggctaaccgtatttttaaaggctattaaagtaatttaaaatacttatgaaaaaaatcatcattCTACAATGTAATGTTAACTTTGGTAGTTTGAAAATTTCATAAAGAactaaaattcttttttaaaccatatataataatatcagccctgtattatactgtcccactgctgagcacgggcctcctctactgagagggatcaggccttagtccaccacgtagGCTTAGTGCGAAATAGCAGGTTTAGCAGTTATTTAATTGAACCTAATCCTTACCACTCCGATTACAGTAAACCAATCAAAAGTAATGTACGCATGTCAAAACACTTTGGTCTAATTGGCCAGATTATTACGATAGATCGAAAAGAGGTAAGAATCTTTCCTTAAAAATGGCggtaataaatactttttaacaaaaaatgaaaCCGCCTtaaaaaaccactaaaaactaaaaaataatttaacactaCCTTTATGCTGGCTACCAATtctggagtcggtgcctaataacaatcaaacattgttttcgtacatttgaTCATGTATTTGTCTAGCTTAACTaggaatattaataactaatgtttaatttttattaggcgacgaggtttttgaaggcgaattaattttttgttcaaatatatttatttttgcttttttgtgttctAGTAATAATCATGATACCAAATGGCAAACGCCctttcaaacatacaaataattgACTAAACCAGTCGAAGCCTCTTCGCATAACTCCTTACTGTTCAGGACCTTCCATCATCAGCTCAGCTACATGAGATGATGATAACCATATACAAGCACTtaagttacttcataaaatttgctACAAACTTGGGCCTTTAAAATTTGAGGGCTGCCCTCGATTTCTCCAAGATGCAATCATCATAATTGGTGACTATGTGACCACTTCAGAAGTATTTCCTTtcggataaaaaaataattttgataatcgGTCTACTTTGGCGTAACcgcgaaacaaacaaaaaaacatacagtcgaattgagaatctccttttttgaagtcggttaaaaagtagcgaaaaccctaagatgtttttattacatagatacgtgtccgagctcaatactggcaagacgaaagtaaggtaattacCCGACTTGACGACCAATGAGCgtgcactaacgttgttacataactgtcgatgtatatatatccttttctaactaatgtgtgctgcatctttttattccttcttcgagccaatttgtaattatatgtacaggtacgtgaatatagcaaataatgCGTCGTTTTTaagtgccattttgttagtgtatgacgcgtctatttgtaaaacgtcagtGAGAGAACCCGTTCAAGTAATACGTAGACAAAATAGTAATATGACCCCCGCTCGCACCCCATCCTACTCCACCCCCTTCCGCCTTATCAAAAGTAAACACAGCTGTTTCTATTCCCCCACTCCAATACTTACGTAAGcataggt
This genomic stretch from Manduca sexta isolate Smith_Timp_Sample1 unplaced genomic scaffold, JHU_Msex_v1.0 HiC_scaffold_63, whole genome shotgun sequence harbors:
- the LOC119193527 gene encoding histidine triad nucleotide-binding protein 3-like isoform X2; this encodes MTDQPPRSSCIFCNIVNKLENTEILYEDEDICIFRDIKPASKFHILTIPKRHIEDVKSLTSSDKPLVEKMLSVSKNLLTSNNLTVEDARFGYHWPPFRSVRHLHLHTIAPESEMGLISRMVFKKNSYWFVTPEYVVSRL